Below is a window of Syntrophorhabdaceae bacterium DNA.
GCGGCAGCGGAATAAAGGTCCCGATCAAAGGCAAGATCCTTAAGGAAACAAGCATCGCGAGGGAGATTGCCGATGCCGACGCGATGGTCGTTGTTACGCATTTTAAGGCTCATGAGCTTTCCGGGTTTGGCGGTACTTTAAAAAACATCGGTATGGGCTGTGCAACACGTGAAGGAAAGCTCGTCCAGCACAGTAACGTGGCGCCCGAGATAAATGCCCGGACCTGTGTAGGGTGTAAAACATGCGTTCCGTACTGTCCCGTTGAGGCGATTTCAGTACAGGATAAAAAGGCCTCTATTAATGCGAAGAAGTGTATCGGCTGCGGTGAATGCATTATCATTTGTCCATCAAAAGCGATCGAGATCCAGTGGCAACAATCACCTGATATCTTTCAGAAAAAAATGGTCGAATATGCCTGCGGCGCACTCAAGGGAAAGGAGAAAAAGGCTGTTTTTCTGAGCTTTGTCATGCAGGTCAGTCCTGCCTGCGACTGTTACCCTCATAGCGATGCACCGATCGTTAAGGACATAGGCATCCTCGCCTCGATAGACCCTGTTGCTGTCGATGCAGCATCCTGCGACCTCGTCAACAACGAAGAGTCTATTCCAGGCACGGCAATCAAGACCCCCCTGAAGAGCGGCGAAGACAAATGGCGGGCCGTCTACCCTTCCATTGACTGGAATATCCAGCTTGATCATGCTGTAAAGATGGGGCTCGGTGAAAGAGAGTATACGCTTGTAAAGATTTAAATCCTTATTTCCCGAAGACCTGTCTTAACAGGTCTGTTGTCCTTGCCGCAGGGTTGGTTCGTATCTTCTTTTCTTCCTGCCCCACCATGAAGAAAAGCCCGTCGAGCGTCTTTGTGGTGACATAGTGGTCCAGGTCGACGGATTCCATGTTCCCGAAAGGTACTGATGAGGTATACTTCCCGGTCATCTCCTTGTAAGAACGTGTTACCCCCACCTTGTTCATGCTTTCCGATACAGGCGGCTTAAATGCTGCGTAAATCTTGTCGAAGGTCTTTGATTTGAAATATTCCGTTGCCGAGGTGTCACTGCCTCGCAGTATTTTCACCGCATCATCGAATGTCATCTCCTTGATGGCGTCAACGAAGAATTTACGTGCCTTCGGCGCAGCATTTTCCGCTGCACGGTTCATACTCAATATAAAGTCATCGACCTGTTTCTGATAACCCAGTTTGCCAAGGACATCTGCCGCTGTCTGTATGTTTTTGGGAAGCAGTATCTTGATCAACTGGTTCATAAAATATCCGTCTGATTTTGAAACAGCGGTCACCGCATTCCCGGTCCCGATGGAAAGGGCTTCTTTTAGACCTGATGCGGTTGTGGCTTCATCGGAGCTGCTTCCTCCAGCAGAGGGAACCTTTTTGATCCCCTTCATGATATCGTCAAGAGGACCTGCTGAACAGATAGAGACTGTTACAAAAAAAACTAATAACAATAAACAGATAAATTTATTCATAATGACCTCCTGTTTCTTAAAACCATTTTTTTCTTTTGAAATAGAGGATCATAAAGACACATAACGCAAGCATGACCAGAAGGATGGCAGGATAGCCCCACCGTAATTTCAACTCAGGCATATACTCAAAATTCATACCATAAAGACCCACTATAAACGTGAGAGGTATAAAGATCGTCGCGATGATGGTTAATACCTTCATAACCTCGTTCATTCTGTTGCTTATGCTTGACAGGTAGATATCCAGCATGGCTGCGAGCATATCGCGGAATGTTTCGATCGTATCCATAATGTGGATGCTGTGATCGTAAACGTCCCTGAGATAAACATGCGTGGAATCATGTATAAGGGGCGACCGGTCCCTTTCCATGCTGCTTAAGACCTCCCGAAGGGGCCATACTACCTTACGGAGGTAGATCATATTGCCCTTGAGGGTCTGCATTGTCCTTAATGTACCCGTTCCAGGATTGGTGACAAGTTGTACTTCAAGATCTTCCATCTTTTCACCAAGTGTTTCAAGGACCGTAAAATAATTGTCTACAACGATATCCATCAATGAATAGATAAGATAATCAGCCCCCATCTTTCTGATACGCCCTTTGCCGTTTTTTAACCGCAGCCTGACAGGATCGAAAACACTCCCTTCATGTTCATGAAATGTTATAACGAAACTTGACCCAAGGACCATGCTGATCTGCTCAGCGTGGATAGTAATATCGTTTTCATCGAAATAGATCTTTTTTAAAACAACAAAGAGGTAGTCGTCGTAATCTTCCATCTTCGGCCGCTGATCCGAGTTCATTATATCCTCGAGGAGCAGCGGGTGGAGGCTGAAGTGCTGTCCTATCTTTTCAATGGTCTCAACCTGTGAGATCCCCTCTACATTGATCCAGGTAACATCCGGTGTATCTTTCAGAGAAAGGTATTGTCCGATATCTTCTACCTCGATCTCCTGGTATCCTTCCTCGTTATAATGAAGAACGGTGATTTTTGGTTTTAACGGTTTTTCTTCCCCGATATGAACGAGTGAGCCGGGAGGAAGACCGGCTTTGGCAGAGCGTTTTTTTAATAATCTTAGTTTCACCTGCTACCTCAGGGCAATCGTAACAAAGGGCGCCTTATCTGTCAACACTTAGCTTTTGAAAGCCCCATAGATAGCATAATCTTTGTTGTTATTTTTTTTGCAAGATGGCAAAATTATATACGGCGATCCTGTAAATTTAGTGCAAAGGAGGACATGATGTTCAAAGAGTTCAAAACATTTATCATGCGCGGAAATGTGGTAGACATGGCTGTCGGCATAATCATTGGCGCTGCCTTCACCTCGATTGTCAAATCTCTCGTCGATGATGTCATCATGCCGCCGATCGGTTTACTGCTTGGGAACATTGATTTTTCTAATTTCTTTGTTGTGCTTAAAGAAGGAAAGATTGCCGGACCATATGCTACCCTCGCTGCCGCGAAAACTGCCGGAGCGGTGACACTGAGCTACGGTCTTTTTGTTAATACGATCATCAGCTTCCTGATCGTCGCGTTTGCAGTCTTTCTCATGATCAAACAGGTAAACAGGTTCAAAGGGGAAACTCCCCCAGCAGCACCGGATACGAAAGAGTGCCCCTACTGCATGTCATCGATACCCATCAAGGCAATAAAATGTCCGCACTGTACATCGGAGTTGAAGGGATCGAAAAACGGTGGATAGTTGATAGTGCATAGCTTTCGGCAGACAGCGTACAGCCGTCAGTCTGTGTATTCTGTTTTCTGCTCTTCTCGCCTTCTCATCCTCTGCTCTTCTGCATCTCAGGTCTCGGACCGAGATACTCGTAGAGGTAGCATTTGATGCCGCCGTTATATAGTTTACGGTTTTTGACTGCCCTTTTCCTGAAGAATGTCTGGAACTGCGGATGTGCGGATAGTATGAAGAATGACCACATATCAAGCCGGGAAAATGTCTCACCCATTTTTTTGTAGATCCTTTCGATCTCCTCGGAGTCACCCATA
It encodes the following:
- a CDS encoding DUF362 domain-containing protein, whose product is GSGIKVPIKGKILKETSIAREIADADAMVVVTHFKAHELSGFGGTLKNIGMGCATREGKLVQHSNVAPEINARTCVGCKTCVPYCPVEAISVQDKKASINAKKCIGCGECIIICPSKAIEIQWQQSPDIFQKKMVEYACGALKGKEKKAVFLSFVMQVSPACDCYPHSDAPIVKDIGILASIDPVAVDAASCDLVNNEESIPGTAIKTPLKSGEDKWRAVYPSIDWNIQLDHAVKMGLGEREYTLVKI
- a CDS encoding DUF4197 domain-containing protein, with translation MNKFICLLLLVFFVTVSICSAGPLDDIMKGIKKVPSAGGSSSDEATTASGLKEALSIGTGNAVTAVSKSDGYFMNQLIKILLPKNIQTAADVLGKLGYQKQVDDFILSMNRAAENAAPKARKFFVDAIKEMTFDDAVKILRGSDTSATEYFKSKTFDKIYAAFKPPVSESMNKVGVTRSYKEMTGKYTSSVPFGNMESVDLDHYVTTKTLDGLFFMVGQEEKKIRTNPAARTTDLLRQVFGK
- the corA gene encoding magnesium/cobalt transporter CorA, which codes for MKLRLLKKRSAKAGLPPGSLVHIGEEKPLKPKITVLHYNEEGYQEIEVEDIGQYLSLKDTPDVTWINVEGISQVETIEKIGQHFSLHPLLLEDIMNSDQRPKMEDYDDYLFVVLKKIYFDENDITIHAEQISMVLGSSFVITFHEHEGSVFDPVRLRLKNGKGRIRKMGADYLIYSLMDIVVDNYFTVLETLGEKMEDLEVQLVTNPGTGTLRTMQTLKGNMIYLRKVVWPLREVLSSMERDRSPLIHDSTHVYLRDVYDHSIHIMDTIETFRDMLAAMLDIYLSSISNRMNEVMKVLTIIATIFIPLTFIVGLYGMNFEYMPELKLRWGYPAILLVMLALCVFMILYFKRKKWF
- the mscL gene encoding large-conductance mechanosensitive channel protein MscL — encoded protein: MMFKEFKTFIMRGNVVDMAVGIIIGAAFTSIVKSLVDDVIMPPIGLLLGNIDFSNFFVVLKEGKIAGPYATLAAAKTAGAVTLSYGLFVNTIISFLIVAFAVFLMIKQVNRFKGETPPAAPDTKECPYCMSSIPIKAIKCPHCTSELKGSKNGG